Proteins found in one Sulfurimonas sp. genomic segment:
- a CDS encoding TRAP transporter large permease subunit — MISIFMFLAALLFLLIGIPVAFVFGTVAILFAFFVPDLGLEVFSVLPFRIFGIMSNTTLMAVPLFIAMGLVLERSKMAENLLISMSALFKNVRGGLAISVVIVGAMLAASTGIASASVVMMSVIALPLMIKAGYDKSLASGTIASSGTLGLIIPPSIILIILGDVINVSVGELFMGALLPGLLLVGIYIVYILIYSYFKPEVAPVYQDVQDVSIKEILLAILPPLFLMLAVLGSIFTGVASPTESAAFGVLGAVVLAKLNKSLDFDMLKYASLETVKLSGMIFMILIGATAFSLVFNELGGTDMVLEFFTQDISDVWAFIAIAMISIFILGFFIDFIEISFIVVPILVPVMEAFGIDPIWFAVLIALNLQTSFLTPPFGLSLFFLKGAAGDMIKTMQIYKGIIPFILLQLLALGLVIIFPDLVFAFI, encoded by the coding sequence ATGATCTCCATATTTATGTTCTTGGCAGCTTTACTATTTTTACTTATCGGTATACCTGTAGCTTTTGTTTTTGGAACGGTAGCTATTTTATTTGCTTTTTTTGTACCTGATTTAGGACTTGAAGTCTTTTCTGTTTTACCATTTAGAATTTTTGGAATAATGTCCAATACAACACTTATGGCAGTTCCACTTTTTATAGCTATGGGGTTAGTTCTTGAGAGATCAAAAATGGCAGAAAATCTTTTGATCTCTATGAGCGCACTCTTTAAAAATGTACGTGGCGGTTTAGCTATAAGTGTAGTAATAGTAGGAGCTATGCTTGCCGCTTCAACAGGAATAGCATCAGCTAGTGTTGTTATGATGAGTGTAATAGCACTTCCTTTAATGATAAAAGCAGGTTATGACAAATCACTTGCTTCTGGGACTATTGCATCATCTGGTACATTAGGTCTAATTATTCCTCCATCGATCATATTAATAATTCTTGGTGACGTTATAAATGTAAGTGTAGGTGAATTATTTATGGGAGCCTTACTTCCCGGACTTCTATTAGTTGGAATCTATATAGTTTATATTTTAATATATTCATACTTTAAACCAGAAGTAGCGCCTGTTTATCAAGATGTGCAAGATGTAAGTATAAAAGAGATACTTTTAGCAATATTACCACCATTATTTTTGATGCTTGCTGTTCTTGGAAGTATATTTACAGGTGTTGCATCTCCTACTGAGTCAGCTGCATTTGGAGTACTTGGTGCAGTAGTACTTGCAAAATTAAACAAATCACTTGATTTTGATATGCTTAAATATGCTTCACTGGAAACTGTAAAACTAAGCGGTATGATCTTTATGATCCTAATAGGTGCTACAGCTTTTTCACTTGTGTTTAACGAACTTGGCGGTACAGATATGGTTTTAGAGTTTTTCACACAAGATATATCTGACGTGTGGGCGTTCATAGCAATAGCAATGATAAGCATATTTATACTTGGTTTTTTTATAGACTTTATAGAGATAAGTTTTATAGTGGTTCCTATTCTAGTTCCTGTTATGGAAGCCTTTGGAATAGACCCTATATGGTTTGCCGTATTGATCGCACTAAATTTACAAACCTCTTTTTTAACACCTCCTTTTGGACTTTCACTCTTTTTCTTAAAAGGTGCGGCAGGGGATATGATAAAAACTATGCAGATATATAAAGGGATCATACCTTTTATACTTTTACAATTACTTGCGTTAGGTTTGGTTATAATATTTCCGGATT
- a CDS encoding TRAP transporter small permease subunit, which produces MQLIDKTTKYLGYFTALVLVVLVLLVVYDATIRYFFSSGSIALQELEWHLFDVIILFGIAYTLKHSSHVRVDVFYTSFSEKTKRVINIISSLFFIIPFSILIIYISIDFVLLSYEQNEVSSNPGGLEYRFLVKSLLPLSFVFLILQAISHLSLDWKSKS; this is translated from the coding sequence ATGCAGTTAATTGATAAAACAACAAAATATTTAGGTTATTTTACAGCTTTGGTATTAGTTGTTTTAGTTTTACTTGTTGTTTATGATGCAACTATAAGATACTTTTTTTCATCAGGTTCTATTGCTCTGCAAGAATTAGAATGGCATCTTTTTGATGTTATTATCCTCTTTGGAATTGCATACACGTTAAAACATAGTTCACATGTAAGGGTAGATGTTTTTTACACCTCTTTTTCTGAAAAAACAAAAAGAGTGATAAATATCATATCATCTCTTTTTTTTATAATTCCGTTTTCCATTTTAATAATATATATTAGTATAGATTTTGTTTTACTATCTTACGAACAAAACGAAGTTTCATCAAATCCAGGTGGATTGGAATATAGATTTTTGGTTAAATCACTTCTTCCACTATCGTTTGTATTCTTGATATTGCAGGCTATATCACACTTAAGCTTAGATTGGAAGTCAAAATCATGA
- a CDS encoding Mur ligase family protein: protein MQEYEVLALFVTNVLFVTTLGWYLITNLQWYNYKISRVVLKHHKPQWHIFYFIIPFIAYYTTGLFFLIFFYFAVLPSIFVWHKKLDKKLVLTWRVKRFLILLIFLTLFQNIICTLKDACEVYGVFMPLAIAYIGSYAIEKYLFLAFKKQAKAKLDSMSNLQIIAVTGSYGKTSMKNFMTQILSKKYKVYSTPRSINTLGGIIGDVNNSLPEDTEIYICEAGARERGDIYEITTFLNPQTVVVGKVGLAHIEYFKTLENIVRTKLEIIQSSRLKKAFVYKNVTNETHEKVEFFGDSIQNIDATLEGIDFEYKGEKFHTDVLGAFQVINIEAAMKVANEFGMDDQEIKKAISDLKPINHRLERIDAGGKIILDDGYNGNIDGMLESIRLCSLHQGGNKVIVTPGLIESSEELNLQLCNAINNVFDIVIVTGKLNSVLFDKNIHVRQKTILHDKSKLTDILASQTKSGDIILFANDAPSFI, encoded by the coding sequence AGCTTTATTTGTAACAAATGTACTATTTGTTACAACTCTTGGTTGGTATCTGATCACAAACCTGCAGTGGTATAACTATAAAATATCTCGTGTGGTTCTTAAACACCATAAGCCGCAGTGGCATATATTTTACTTCATAATCCCTTTTATTGCGTATTATACTACCGGTCTGTTCTTTCTTATATTCTTTTATTTTGCAGTACTGCCAAGCATATTTGTATGGCATAAAAAACTAGACAAAAAACTTGTTCTTACTTGGCGTGTAAAGCGTTTTTTGATACTTTTAATCTTTTTAACACTGTTTCAAAACATAATTTGTACTCTAAAAGATGCTTGTGAAGTTTATGGTGTTTTTATGCCGTTGGCTATTGCATATATTGGTAGTTATGCAATAGAGAAGTATCTGTTTTTAGCTTTTAAAAAACAAGCCAAAGCAAAACTTGATTCTATGAGTAACTTACAGATCATAGCTGTAACAGGTAGTTATGGTAAAACAAGTATGAAAAACTTTATGACTCAGATACTATCTAAAAAGTACAAGGTTTATTCAACTCCAAGAAGCATAAATACACTTGGTGGAATAATCGGTGATGTTAATAACTCACTTCCGGAAGATACTGAGATATACATATGTGAAGCAGGGGCACGTGAGCGCGGTGATATATATGAGATCACAACATTTTTAAATCCACAGACTGTTGTTGTAGGAAAAGTAGGACTCGCTCATATTGAGTATTTTAAAACTCTAGAAAATATCGTACGTACAAAACTGGAAATAATTCAGTCTTCAAGATTGAAAAAAGCATTTGTATATAAAAATGTAACAAACGAAACACACGAAAAAGTGGAGTTTTTTGGAGACAGTATTCAAAACATAGATGCTACACTTGAGGGTATAGATTTTGAGTATAAAGGTGAAAAGTTTCATACAGACGTACTAGGAGCATTTCAAGTAATTAATATTGAAGCTGCTATGAAAGTTGCTAATGAGTTTGGTATGGATGATCAAGAGATTAAAAAAGCTATATCTGATCTTAAGCCGATCAATCATAGATTGGAGCGTATAGATGCTGGCGGTAAAATAATATTAGATGATGGTTATAACGGAAACATTGATGGTATGCTTGAATCAATCAGACTGTGTTCACTTCACCAAGGTGGAAATAAAGTTATTGTTACACCTGGATTAATTGAAAGTAGTGAAGAGTTAAATCTTCAATTATGCAACGCAATTAACAATGTATTTGACATCGTTATAGTGACTGGAAAACTAAACTCTGTACTGTTTGATAAAAACATTCATGTTAGACAAAAGACGATTTTACACGATAAATCAAAACTAACTGATATTTTGGCTTCCCAAACAAAAAGTGGGGATATTATTCTTTTTGCAAACGATGCACCGAGTTTTATATAG